From one Bradyrhizobium sp. Ash2021 genomic stretch:
- the mdcE gene encoding biotin-independent malonate decarboxylase subunit gamma yields the protein MTLDDILISLFPKGHDVANDKGVLLGSAPLQSGGSAVVIGVAGRTPLGVDEAIRLSRHVLDAVEQGGEDPILVLVDSDSQRMSKRDELLGLNEYLAHLAKCLIYADMQGRPTVGLLYGHSAAGAFLATAAPTCALVALPGADPAVMDLPSMSRVTKLSIDVLKEKAKSTPVFAPGLDNMVQTGAVLAVWDEKISLAEQLESLLKDARKSGDQRDLLGKIRKGRPKAAEIAERVHDLALQSA from the coding sequence ATGACGCTCGATGACATTCTCATCTCGTTGTTTCCCAAAGGCCACGACGTCGCCAATGACAAAGGTGTGCTGCTGGGGTCCGCGCCTTTGCAGTCAGGCGGCAGCGCCGTAGTGATCGGCGTTGCCGGACGGACCCCGCTCGGCGTGGACGAGGCGATCCGCCTGTCGCGCCACGTGCTCGATGCGGTGGAGCAAGGCGGCGAAGATCCGATCCTGGTGCTGGTCGACAGCGACAGCCAGCGCATGAGCAAGCGCGACGAGCTTCTCGGACTGAACGAATATCTCGCGCACCTCGCCAAGTGCCTGATCTACGCCGACATGCAGGGCCGTCCGACCGTGGGTCTGCTCTATGGCCACTCCGCCGCCGGTGCCTTCCTTGCGACAGCAGCGCCGACCTGCGCCCTTGTGGCACTACCGGGGGCCGATCCGGCGGTGATGGACCTGCCTTCGATGTCCAGGGTGACCAAACTCTCTATCGACGTCCTCAAGGAGAAGGCGAAGTCCACGCCGGTTTTCGCTCCGGGGTTGGACAATATGGTTCAGACCGGCGCGGTGCTTGCGGTCTGGGACGAAAAAATTTCGTTGGCCGAACAATTGGAGAGCTTGCTCAAGGACGCTCGCAAGAGCGGAGATCAGCGAGATCTTCTCGGCAAAATTCGAAAAGGGCGTCCGAAGGCGGCCGAAATTGCGGAGCGGGTGCATGACCTCGCACTCCAATCGGCATAA
- the mdcG gene encoding malonate decarboxylase holo-[acyl-carrier-protein] synthase: MTSHSNRHNRMIRRHDLVFVSPAAWCSLLQRRDDLAGEPLVAEWVDRGWPLIARRAMHGETDGLPLGLPLPPYAGKRRLSVLIQPEAIVSTAPPPELNTAISVAPDRWQHTLGEVLSLASRHGVEARIFGSLAWCTLTGLDYLTDTSDLDLLLPIHCGSDLVRLTADIAAIEATAPMRLDGELMRDDGAGVNWREFYSGARELLVKTTDGVTLLDANLFHSSEIQL; encoded by the coding sequence ATGACCTCGCACTCCAATCGGCATAATCGGATGATCCGCCGTCACGATCTGGTTTTCGTGTCACCGGCAGCTTGGTGCTCCTTGCTGCAACGGCGTGACGATCTTGCCGGAGAGCCGCTGGTCGCCGAATGGGTCGATCGAGGCTGGCCTCTCATCGCACGGCGCGCCATGCATGGCGAGACGGACGGGCTGCCACTGGGTTTACCTTTGCCACCATACGCCGGCAAACGACGGCTCTCGGTCCTCATCCAGCCTGAAGCCATCGTTTCGACAGCACCGCCGCCCGAGTTGAACACCGCCATCAGCGTCGCACCGGATCGGTGGCAGCACACACTCGGCGAAGTGTTGAGCCTGGCTTCCCGGCATGGCGTGGAGGCGCGAATCTTCGGCAGTCTCGCGTGGTGCACACTCACAGGATTGGATTACCTAACTGACACTTCGGACCTCGATCTTCTGCTGCCGATCCACTGTGGCAGCGATCTTGTACGGCTGACTGCAGATATTGCTGCAATCGAAGCTACCGCGCCCATGCGCCTGGACGGCGAATTAATGCGTGATGACGGTGCGGGCGTGAACTGGCGTGAATTCTACAGTGGCGCGCGCGAATTGCTGGTCAAAACCACCGATGGTGTCACTTTGCTCGACGCAAACCTCTTTCACAGCAGCGAGATACAGTTATGA
- the mdcB gene encoding triphosphoribosyl-dephospho-CoA synthase MdcB has product MTAALERHSNQSRPSEARFPNSYEAEAISAIAVECLLRELATWPKPGLVSHVDSGSHSDMNFRTFQRSATAIKPYLHALAEAGAKGCGMGRLRIIGLEAEAAMFAATGGVNTHRGSIFGLGLLCAAAGAKAAGLADRTMPLGDVVVRLWGRDILDGPVLLHSHGDKARRHYGAGGARVEAAQGFLSVYEIGLPALQWGALIAPGDTEAARAQACFALIASLEDTNLLHRGGMPGLRYAQSAARVFLDDGGVGTRNWRERANIVHQSFIARRLSPGGSADLLAMTLFIQACEAELLPCRT; this is encoded by the coding sequence ATGACAGCCGCCCTGGAACGACACTCAAACCAGAGCCGCCCGTCCGAGGCGAGGTTTCCGAACTCTTATGAGGCAGAGGCCATCTCCGCCATTGCCGTCGAGTGTCTTCTGCGCGAGTTGGCGACTTGGCCTAAGCCCGGGCTTGTCAGCCATGTCGACTCCGGCAGCCATTCGGATATGAACTTTCGCACATTCCAGCGCAGCGCCACCGCGATCAAACCCTATCTACACGCCCTGGCAGAAGCCGGTGCCAAGGGTTGTGGCATGGGGCGTCTCAGGATCATCGGTCTTGAAGCCGAAGCTGCGATGTTTGCCGCGACCGGGGGCGTCAACACGCACCGGGGTTCCATCTTCGGGTTGGGCTTGCTTTGCGCGGCTGCCGGCGCCAAGGCAGCCGGGCTGGCGGATCGCACGATGCCGCTCGGCGACGTGGTGGTGAGGCTGTGGGGAAGGGATATCCTGGATGGGCCTGTGCTGCTGCACAGCCATGGTGACAAGGCACGCCGACATTATGGTGCTGGCGGTGCGCGAGTGGAGGCTGCTCAAGGTTTTCTGAGCGTCTATGAGATCGGTTTGCCTGCCCTGCAATGGGGCGCCCTGATCGCACCAGGCGACACAGAAGCAGCCCGCGCACAGGCCTGTTTCGCGTTGATCGCCTCTCTTGAGGACACCAACCTGCTGCACCGGGGCGGCATGCCCGGCCTACGCTATGCACAGAGCGCTGCCCGCGTTTTTCTTGATGATGGCGGCGTGGGTACACGCAACTGGCGCGAGCGGGCAAACATCGTCCACCAGTCGTTCATCGCACGCCGGCTCAGCCCGGGCGGGTCAGCAGACCTTCTCGCGATGACACTCTTCATTCAGGCTTGCGAAGCAGAGCTGCTCCCATGCCGCACGTGA
- a CDS encoding AEC family transporter, with protein sequence MPHVIFMVLAPIFFVMALGYVAGRMRTIDNHHVGEINALIMDFALPASLFAATGSASRSEMMAQGPLFAILGAVMLIIYLLWYLVERKVLRISRGEAALQALTVAFPNCAGIGLPIASTVLGPTATVSVAVALAAGSILVTPFTLLLLELSVGKEQNDAETSAARVRRALWHALTKPVVLAPALGILLSLSGLNLDSVAGASLDLIGQAAGGVALFLTGLILSAQSFRLNWKIVTATGTANVVRPLLVAVIVHVLPVPPEIAKVSILLAAGPSGFFGILFGVNYRLNSSEVGSMVIASTVFSILTLAITIGILFP encoded by the coding sequence ATGCCGCACGTGATCTTTATGGTGCTGGCGCCAATTTTCTTCGTCATGGCGCTCGGCTATGTCGCCGGGCGAATGCGCACCATTGACAACCATCATGTGGGCGAAATCAACGCCCTCATCATGGATTTTGCCCTGCCGGCCTCTCTGTTTGCGGCGACCGGCTCTGCCTCGCGCAGCGAGATGATGGCGCAAGGGCCGCTCTTCGCGATACTCGGCGCGGTCATGCTGATTATTTATCTGCTCTGGTATCTCGTCGAGCGTAAGGTCTTGAGAATATCCAGAGGTGAAGCTGCGCTGCAAGCTCTGACGGTGGCATTTCCAAACTGTGCGGGGATCGGACTGCCGATCGCGAGTACGGTCCTCGGCCCGACCGCGACCGTGTCCGTCGCGGTCGCTCTCGCGGCGGGTTCAATCCTGGTGACTCCGTTCACACTGTTGCTACTCGAACTGTCCGTCGGCAAGGAACAGAACGATGCCGAGACTTCGGCCGCACGGGTCCGCCGGGCTCTGTGGCACGCGTTGACCAAGCCCGTTGTCCTGGCCCCCGCGCTGGGGATCCTGCTCTCGCTGTCCGGATTGAATCTTGATTCCGTCGCGGGAGCCTCCCTCGATCTCATCGGACAGGCGGCGGGCGGTGTAGCGCTGTTCCTGACGGGCCTGATCTTGTCGGCCCAGTCGTTTCGACTGAATTGGAAGATCGTAACGGCGACCGGGACGGCTAACGTGGTCCGGCCCCTGCTGGTCGCCGTGATCGTTCACGTCCTTCCGGTTCCCCCAGAGATTGCCAAGGTATCGATTCTTCTGGCGGCTGGGCCGTCAGGTTTCTTCGGCATCCTGTTCGGGGTGAACTATCGCCTGAACTCCTCGGAAGTGGGCTCCATGGTGATCGCCAGCACGGTGTTCAGCATCTTAACGCTGGCGATAACCATCGGCATACTTTTTCCCTAA
- a CDS encoding acyltransferase domain-containing protein, with protein sequence MTLAILCSGQGPQHSNMFALTGDAPEAANLFAHAAALLGGRDPREMVQTNTDDALHQNRVGQILFTLQALAATATLRDAWPRRLIIAGYSVGEVAAWSVAGLMDATITLDLVAQRANAMDAASRPGDGLLFVRGLSYVAVDDLCSRHDAAIAIVNPGDAYVLGGAGVALDVIADVAKRMGAARVVRLAVNVASHTARLAAASSEFRKVLDQTPTKLSPDLNVRLFSGIDGSPVVNISAGLNKLAKQISHTVQWAHCLEGCVEAGASAFFELGPGRALNEMAAGAYPEISARSLEDFRTLQGARAWLARACASVGH encoded by the coding sequence ATGACCCTTGCCATCTTGTGCTCCGGACAGGGACCGCAGCACTCCAATATGTTCGCCTTGACCGGCGACGCACCGGAAGCCGCGAATCTCTTTGCTCACGCAGCGGCGCTGCTCGGCGGACGCGACCCACGCGAAATGGTTCAAACCAATACCGATGACGCTCTGCACCAGAACCGCGTCGGACAAATTCTCTTTACGTTGCAGGCGCTGGCCGCGACGGCGACCCTGCGTGATGCGTGGCCTCGCAGGCTGATCATTGCAGGTTACAGCGTCGGCGAAGTGGCGGCTTGGAGTGTCGCGGGCTTGATGGACGCCACGATAACCCTCGACCTCGTAGCGCAACGCGCCAACGCCATGGACGCGGCCAGCAGGCCCGGAGATGGCTTGCTGTTCGTCCGCGGCTTGTCTTACGTCGCTGTCGACGATCTGTGCAGTCGCCACGATGCAGCGATCGCCATCGTCAATCCCGGCGACGCCTACGTTCTCGGCGGCGCCGGTGTAGCGCTGGACGTCATAGCTGATGTCGCAAAACGGATGGGCGCTGCACGCGTCGTTCGGTTGGCGGTGAACGTGGCCTCTCACACCGCACGCCTGGCTGCGGCCTCGTCGGAGTTCCGCAAAGTCTTAGACCAAACTCCGACGAAACTTTCGCCGGACTTGAATGTGCGTCTCTTTAGCGGGATCGATGGCTCTCCTGTTGTCAACATCTCAGCCGGCTTGAACAAGCTGGCCAAACAGATCTCCCACACCGTCCAGTGGGCGCACTGCCTGGAAGGCTGTGTGGAAGCAGGAGCGAGCGCTTTCTTCGAACTCGGCCCTGGCCGGGCACTCAACGAAATGGCCGCCGGCGCCTATCCCGAAATCTCGGCCCGTAGCTTGGAAGACTTCAGAACACTGCAAGGCGCGCGTGCGTGGCTCGCGCGCGCATGCGCAAGTGTTGGTCATTGA
- a CDS encoding ABC transporter substrate binding protein, with translation MVEYRFAEGKMERLPALAADLVRLDVDVVVAGGNPNAVAVMEVSTTIPIVIPNSVDPINAGFVASLARPGGNITGLTMDTGGDIFGKRLGLLKQALPNLSRLGVLWNPDAAYVRSRLGPVPVGN, from the coding sequence GTGGTCGAGTACCGCTTCGCTGAGGGCAAAATGGAGCGACTGCCTGCCCTCGCCGCAGACCTGGTCCGGCTCGACGTCGACGTCGTTGTCGCCGGTGGCAATCCAAACGCGGTCGCAGTCATGGAGGTTTCGACGACTATCCCGATCGTAATTCCCAACAGCGTCGATCCAATAAATGCAGGTTTCGTCGCCAGCCTTGCACGACCGGGCGGGAACATCACTGGCCTCACGATGGACACAGGCGGTGACATCTTCGGAAAGCGACTTGGGCTACTCAAGCAAGCACTTCCGAACCTCTCGCGACTCGGCGTTCTTTGGAACCCCGATGCTGCGTACGTTCGCAGCCGTCTTGGCCCTGTCCCTGTCGGAAACTAG
- a CDS encoding MBL fold metallo-hydrolase, with translation MSSHVQSPSIRGHFVREPQVNSFFDPYSCSVQYVVSDPCTGRCALVDPVLDYDEKSGATATSSADALLAFVSERNLTVEWILDTHPHADHFSAAAYLKERTGAKTAIGERVTNVQRLWKEIYNLPPAFRTDGSQWDQLFADDDIFHIGDLEARVLFSPGHTQASVTYVVGEAAFIHDTLLMPDFGTARCDFPGGDARALWRTIERILALPDQTRLFTGHDYMPGGRPPAWESTVARQRAQNIHLAEGRCEAEFVALRHARDATLPMPKLILHALQVNIAGGRMPPADDDGRHYLKIPLNALAAFCK, from the coding sequence ATGAGCAGCCACGTCCAATCGCCATCGATCCGCGGCCATTTTGTCCGCGAACCCCAGGTTAACAGCTTTTTCGACCCGTACAGTTGCAGCGTGCAATATGTGGTCTCTGATCCCTGCACCGGACGTTGCGCGCTTGTTGATCCGGTGCTCGACTATGACGAAAAGTCCGGAGCGACGGCCACGTCTTCGGCCGACGCCCTGCTTGCCTTCGTGAGCGAGCGGAACCTCACGGTCGAATGGATTCTCGATACCCATCCCCATGCCGATCACTTTTCTGCAGCAGCGTATCTCAAGGAGAGGACGGGCGCGAAGACGGCGATCGGAGAGCGCGTCACGAACGTGCAGCGACTCTGGAAGGAGATTTATAATCTGCCGCCAGCTTTTAGGACGGACGGCTCACAATGGGACCAGCTGTTCGCTGATGACGATATCTTCCACATCGGCGATCTGGAGGCGCGCGTCCTGTTCTCTCCCGGCCATACGCAGGCGTCGGTCACCTACGTCGTGGGCGAGGCAGCCTTCATCCATGACACGCTTTTAATGCCCGATTTCGGCACGGCGCGTTGCGATTTTCCCGGCGGCGACGCACGCGCGCTCTGGCGTACGATCGAACGCATCCTGGCGCTACCCGATCAGACACGCCTGTTCACGGGCCATGACTACATGCCTGGAGGTCGCCCTCCCGCCTGGGAAAGCACCGTGGCTCGCCAGCGCGCCCAGAACATTCACCTTGCCGAGGGGCGCTGCGAAGCGGAGTTCGTTGCCCTTCGCCACGCGCGCGACGCAACATTACCGATGCCGAAGCTCATTCTGCACGCTTTACAGGTGAATATCGCAGGAGGACGTATGCCTCCCGCCGATGACGACGGCCGGCATTATCTAAAGATACCGCTTAATGCGCTTGCGGCCTTCTGCAAATGA
- a CDS encoding rhodanese-like domain-containing protein, translating to MTTSVKQMLEAANATVPKITPEHAAGMMANGNTLVLDVRDAPEVAASGKIAGAVNVSRGMLEFRADPESSYHDKNFEKGKTVILYCVSGGRAALAGRLLKDMGYDDVYNLGGFKDWTGAVDKT from the coding sequence ATGACGACAAGCGTCAAACAGATGCTGGAAGCTGCGAACGCCACTGTTCCGAAAATCACGCCAGAACATGCCGCCGGCATGATGGCGAATGGCAACACCCTTGTCCTTGATGTACGTGACGCGCCTGAGGTCGCCGCAAGCGGAAAGATCGCCGGAGCCGTCAACGTGTCACGCGGCATGTTGGAATTCCGCGCCGACCCGGAATCCTCCTATCACGACAAGAATTTTGAAAAGGGAAAAACCGTAATCCTGTATTGCGTCTCGGGCGGACGAGCAGCCCTCGCTGGCCGGCTGCTCAAAGATATGGGTTACGACGATGTCTACAATCTCGGTGGCTTCAAAGACTGGACCGGCGCGGTCGACAAAACTTGA
- a CDS encoding alpha/beta hydrolase, whose amino-acid sequence MASSNRCVFRTNPGKTEPWMCGRSLALSSETGGFQSIRTGLSPSTEYKLDFQARGDDFWSCIERRSPRRLQSVSMRGPATSNTPGVMMMDTVKKTFVLVHGAWHGGWCYRHTAAALRRMGHEVFTPTHTGVGERAHHADQNISLETHIRDVAGCIEAEEISDIILVGHSYGGMVITGLADRMADRIKALVYLDAFVPDDGESLMALLHKAVEPAVAAQFIGGFHSAALEKNSGMTQPLTAEMLHVSPENREWVNRRCVPQALATFEMPVLLSGKIENVKRRHYILADGWDPSPFRYFARKYTGAPGWDVIKLPSGHDVMVDLPNELAASLAKIS is encoded by the coding sequence TTGGCGTCAAGCAACAGGTGTGTTTTCCGTACTAATCCTGGAAAAACCGAGCCCTGGATGTGTGGTCGAAGCCTCGCGCTTTCAAGCGAAACAGGCGGCTTCCAGTCGATCCGAACGGGCCTTTCGCCAAGTACGGAATACAAACTTGATTTCCAGGCCCGGGGCGACGATTTCTGGTCGTGTATCGAGCGGCGATCTCCTAGAAGGCTTCAATCAGTTTCCATGCGAGGGCCCGCAACCAGCAACACCCCGGGAGTGATGATGATGGATACGGTAAAAAAGACGTTTGTTCTCGTTCACGGCGCCTGGCACGGCGGCTGGTGCTACCGTCACACCGCGGCAGCGCTGCGCAGGATGGGGCACGAGGTTTTCACACCAACCCATACCGGCGTCGGCGAACGCGCTCATCACGCGGATCAAAACATCAGCCTCGAAACCCACATTCGCGACGTCGCGGGCTGCATCGAGGCCGAGGAAATCAGCGACATCATTCTCGTCGGCCATTCCTACGGCGGCATGGTGATAACGGGTCTGGCCGACCGGATGGCCGACCGTATCAAAGCACTTGTCTATCTTGATGCGTTCGTACCTGACGACGGTGAGTCTCTGATGGCGCTGCTGCACAAGGCGGTCGAGCCGGCGGTGGCCGCACAATTCATCGGCGGCTTTCACAGCGCAGCCCTGGAAAAGAATAGCGGGATGACGCAACCGCTCACGGCGGAAATGCTTCACGTCTCGCCTGAAAATCGCGAATGGGTGAACCGGCGCTGCGTCCCGCAGGCGCTTGCCACCTTCGAGATGCCGGTCTTGCTATCGGGCAAGATCGAGAACGTGAAGCGCCGCCACTACATCCTGGCCGATGGCTGGGACCCTAGTCCGTTCCGATACTTCGCCAGGAAATATACCGGAGCACCGGGATGGGACGTCATCAAGCTCCCCAGCGGGCATGATGTCATGGTGGACCTGCCGAACGAACTGGCCGCATCCCTCGCCAAAATATCGTAG
- a CDS encoding helix-turn-helix domain-containing protein: protein MIRYGQFCPVAKTAEIFGDRWSPLIVRELYYGPRSFGDFLAAIPLISRTMLSQRLKELAVAGVVHPDTKEKGRGHIYALTEAGEAFRPMIEMMGEWGLKWGQGLVGPDDLDSKLLIGGIRQHIDRKDIPAQEFVLRFDFRGIPKGSRNPRHWWLLIRQDEIEVCLKDPGQNLDVMIEADLGAFTKVWTGYSRLEEALARRLITFRGTGSAIARMHRMLKLTDEIVLRNLGTVPLTNAQPAVVRAK, encoded by the coding sequence ATGATCCGATACGGTCAGTTTTGTCCCGTCGCAAAGACGGCTGAGATCTTCGGCGATCGATGGTCGCCGCTGATCGTCCGCGAGCTATACTATGGCCCCCGGTCCTTTGGTGATTTCCTGGCGGCCATTCCGCTGATCTCCAGAACCATGCTGTCACAACGCCTGAAGGAATTGGCGGTCGCCGGCGTCGTTCATCCCGATACGAAGGAAAAGGGTCGAGGCCACATCTATGCGCTGACGGAAGCCGGGGAGGCGTTTCGGCCAATGATCGAGATGATGGGCGAATGGGGGCTCAAGTGGGGGCAGGGTCTGGTCGGCCCCGACGATCTCGATTCAAAGTTGCTGATAGGGGGAATACGCCAGCACATCGATCGCAAGGATATTCCAGCGCAGGAATTTGTTCTGCGCTTCGATTTCAGGGGCATCCCCAAGGGCAGCCGCAATCCGCGCCATTGGTGGCTGCTGATTCGGCAAGACGAGATCGAGGTGTGTCTGAAAGATCCCGGGCAGAATCTCGATGTCATGATCGAGGCCGATCTGGGTGCCTTTACGAAGGTCTGGACGGGCTATTCCCGTCTTGAGGAGGCCCTCGCGCGACGGCTCATTACGTTCCGCGGCACCGGGTCTGCAATTGCTCGAATGCACCGGATGCTGAAATTGACCGACGAGATCGTACTGCGGAACCTCGGAACCGTGCCGCTGACTAATGCTCAGCCGGCTGTGGTGCGAGCGAAGTGA
- a CDS encoding AraC family transcriptional regulator, translating into MEPLADVITLLRPRAVGTKVIEGAGRWAVRRSRMNFAGFGLVLIGECWLAVDDHKPIRLAKGDFVLVPSNPGFTIASDLACEVVSIDARGSLDCQASGVRYGDPDLEAEFKQLGGYFELDSANRSLLGGLLPALVHIRASDPAAGRLKRTIDSIVEEALADRPGRDLVVDRLIEVLLVEALRFRAEGVEAIGQHGLLVGLADPLLARALRRLHSDVAHAWSVEELAREAGLSRSVFSERFSQKVGVPPMQYLMEWRMALAKAMLQRDAPPLESVAAAIGYQSASAFSTAFRREVGSPPSHFARTTAG; encoded by the coding sequence ATGGAACCACTTGCCGACGTAATCACCTTGCTGCGCCCTCGCGCGGTCGGAACGAAGGTTATCGAAGGGGCCGGACGTTGGGCCGTACGTCGCTCGCGAATGAATTTTGCCGGCTTTGGCCTCGTGCTGATCGGCGAGTGCTGGCTCGCAGTGGATGACCACAAACCCATACGTCTCGCCAAAGGCGATTTCGTCTTGGTGCCTTCCAACCCAGGCTTCACGATCGCCAGCGACCTCGCATGCGAAGTCGTCTCAATCGATGCGCGGGGGTCGTTGGACTGTCAGGCCAGCGGGGTCCGATACGGTGATCCAGATCTCGAGGCGGAGTTCAAGCAGCTCGGTGGTTATTTCGAATTGGACTCCGCCAACCGCAGCCTGCTCGGCGGTCTGCTGCCGGCTCTTGTCCATATCCGGGCTTCCGATCCCGCCGCGGGGCGACTTAAGCGCACGATTGACTCGATCGTCGAGGAGGCACTCGCCGACCGACCGGGCCGCGATCTCGTCGTCGATCGTCTCATCGAGGTTCTGCTCGTGGAGGCTCTGCGGTTCCGCGCCGAAGGCGTGGAAGCCATCGGACAACACGGCCTCCTTGTGGGGCTCGCTGATCCGCTTCTCGCCCGCGCCCTGAGGCGACTCCATAGCGACGTGGCTCACGCATGGTCAGTGGAGGAACTCGCCAGGGAGGCGGGTCTATCCCGCTCAGTCTTCAGCGAGCGTTTCAGTCAGAAGGTCGGCGTGCCCCCGATGCAATATCTGATGGAATGGCGCATGGCCCTCGCCAAAGCCATGCTCCAGCGCGACGCTCCCCCCTTGGAGTCCGTTGCCGCCGCAATCGGCTATCAGTCGGCAAGCGCCTTCAGCACCGCCTTTCGCCGGGAGGTTGGCAGCCCGCCTAGTCACTTCGCTCGCACCACAGCCGGCTGA
- a CDS encoding SDR family oxidoreductase, giving the protein MFRTVYNGLRTDNYRQSCCGQLAFHRDLAKGWKCMKTVLITGSSSGFGKATAQLFLDNGWNVIATMRRPQDGLFSASSNNLRVIALDVTDAQSVRAAVGEAINAFGSVDVLVNNAGFGVFLPLETTSDEMIRRLFETNTLGTIAMVRAIVPHMRERGSGAIVNVTSSVVFNPSPLVSAYTATKTAIEGFSEALYHELAPFGIHVKLVEPGYGPDTRFRTTMIAFNDASSFPAPYQPQLDARLSNLPELTTTLEDVANAVLRAANDTGAPLRYPAGADSVASAKMRAGLSEDDFLASKRQTYAVP; this is encoded by the coding sequence ATGTTCCGGACGGTCTATAATGGATTGCGGACGGACAATTATAGGCAGTCCTGCTGCGGGCAGCTAGCTTTCCATCGCGATCTCGCTAAAGGATGGAAATGCATGAAAACAGTTCTAATTACTGGTAGCTCGTCGGGCTTCGGCAAAGCGACCGCACAACTCTTCCTGGACAACGGCTGGAACGTCATTGCGACGATGCGCCGGCCACAAGACGGCCTCTTCAGCGCAAGCTCGAACAATCTGCGCGTGATTGCGCTCGACGTGACGGATGCGCAGAGCGTCCGGGCGGCTGTCGGCGAAGCGATCAATGCCTTCGGTAGCGTCGACGTCCTCGTCAACAATGCCGGCTTCGGGGTGTTCTTGCCGCTCGAAACGACCTCGGACGAAATGATCCGCCGCTTGTTTGAAACCAATACGCTTGGCACCATCGCGATGGTCCGCGCAATCGTCCCTCACATGCGCGAGCGCGGTTCGGGTGCGATCGTCAACGTGACATCCAGCGTAGTCTTCAATCCCTCGCCTCTGGTTTCGGCGTATACTGCTACCAAAACAGCTATCGAGGGCTTCTCGGAGGCGCTTTATCATGAGCTCGCGCCGTTTGGCATCCATGTGAAGTTGGTGGAGCCCGGTTACGGACCGGACACCAGGTTCCGAACGACCATGATCGCGTTCAACGATGCGAGCTCGTTTCCGGCGCCCTACCAGCCGCAGCTAGACGCCCGGTTGAGCAATCTCCCCGAACTCACAACGACTCTCGAAGATGTTGCCAACGCGGTACTTCGGGCGGCGAACGACACCGGCGCACCCCTCCGATACCCTGCCGGAGCGGATTCGGTGGCCAGCGCGAAGATGCGGGCTGGATTGAGCGAAGATGATTTCCTGGCGTCGAAACGCCAAACCTACGCCGTGCCATAG
- a CDS encoding LysR family transcriptional regulator, which translates to MDRLASLEAFVRVVDEGSFTAAARSLRLSPAMVSKHVNALERRLGARLLHRTTRRVALTESGRIFYDEATTILRALDEAERALSARSGQPTGLVRFTAPVAFSERYVAPLLPKLIRRHPGLEIDLVCDDNVIDLVQGRFDAALRIGKLPDSSLIARKLAPVDVLVCGSPSYFAKHGHPAVLDDLMGHVCIGYEYQWTGEGWGFQTDGGKSDIVLRLSRTPYRSNNAEMLLALAIEGFGLVQLPSFIVGPDVAAGRLVAVLTQYKPIERWVHIVYAPGRHLPAAVKALSDFFASAFRVPPWTAPHSPFPRS; encoded by the coding sequence ATGGATCGCCTGGCTAGTCTCGAAGCGTTCGTGCGGGTCGTGGACGAAGGTAGTTTCACGGCTGCCGCCCGATCGCTTCGGCTATCGCCCGCCATGGTCTCCAAGCATGTGAATGCTCTGGAGCGGCGGCTTGGTGCGCGGCTGCTCCACCGCACGACACGCCGCGTTGCTCTCACCGAATCGGGACGCATTTTCTACGATGAGGCAACGACTATCCTTCGCGCCCTTGATGAGGCTGAGCGCGCCTTGTCCGCACGCTCCGGACAGCCCACAGGCCTTGTTCGTTTCACCGCCCCTGTCGCCTTCAGCGAGCGGTACGTCGCCCCACTCTTGCCGAAGCTGATCCGTCGCCATCCGGGGCTCGAAATCGATCTCGTGTGCGATGACAACGTGATTGATCTCGTCCAGGGCCGTTTTGATGCGGCGCTTCGCATTGGCAAGCTGCCGGACTCAAGCTTGATCGCGCGTAAGCTTGCCCCCGTCGACGTTCTCGTTTGTGGCTCGCCATCCTATTTTGCCAAGCACGGGCACCCGGCAGTGCTTGATGACCTCATGGGTCACGTTTGCATCGGTTACGAATACCAATGGACGGGCGAAGGTTGGGGCTTTCAAACGGACGGCGGGAAAAGCGACATCGTACTTCGGTTGAGTCGGACGCCTTATCGGTCCAACAATGCCGAGATGCTTCTTGCTTTGGCCATCGAGGGCTTCGGTCTTGTACAGCTTCCAAGCTTCATCGTCGGTCCGGATGTTGCGGCTGGTCGGCTGGTTGCAGTCCTGACCCAATACAAGCCCATTGAGCGCTGGGTTCACATCGTCTACGCGCCCGGCCGACATCTACCCGCAGCCGTGAAGGCGCTCAGCGACTTTTTCGCGAGCGCTTTCCGTGTGCCGCCTTGGACGGCGCCTCATTCTCCCTTTCCGCGCTCTTGA